Proteins encoded in a region of the Leifsonia sp. PS1209 genome:
- a CDS encoding DUF1772 domain-containing protein, producing MDVIVSITTTVAILGVAVIFGADVLAAVVLRPVYAGVDARTLVQAVGRGHHFGDRRLPIAGILGVVFTAATAIIAFIGRMPAPGFLAGAALLLLLTWLVLFTRISKPINARLSAAALAGEVPENARELQDRWESIITLRAVIQGVSVLLLCSVLIVA from the coding sequence ATGGACGTCATCGTTTCGATCACCACCACAGTCGCCATCCTTGGAGTAGCCGTGATTTTCGGCGCCGACGTGCTCGCCGCGGTCGTACTCCGCCCGGTCTACGCCGGTGTGGATGCGCGCACGCTCGTGCAGGCCGTCGGGCGCGGTCACCATTTTGGAGACCGTCGCCTCCCGATCGCCGGCATCCTTGGCGTCGTGTTCACCGCGGCCACGGCGATCATCGCCTTCATCGGGCGGATGCCAGCGCCCGGTTTCCTCGCGGGAGCGGCACTACTGCTGCTGCTTACCTGGCTGGTTCTCTTCACGCGAATCTCGAAGCCGATCAATGCGCGACTCAGCGCCGCCGCATTGGCGGGTGAGGTGCCGGAAAATGCGCGGGAGCTGCAGGATCGATGGGAATCGATCATCACGCTGCGCGCCGTCATACAAGGCGTGTCCGTATTGCTGCTCTGCTCGGTACTCATCGTCGCGTGA
- the atpB gene encoding F0F1 ATP synthase subunit A: protein MLLADSGFTGPSINDFFPPALLFAGTPFEVNRVTIIRLIATLAIVLVFGLGTRRLKVVPGRWQSVIELGLDFVRVNIAEDLLGKKDGRRFLPLLTTIFFMVLFFNLTSIIPGLNMAGSAVIGVPLVLAIVTYGTFVYAGIRHSPGGFFRNALFPPGVPWPLYIIVTPIELISTFLVRPVTLILRLMMNMVVGHLLLVLFFSGTEWFIFEAPGLFKLFGVGTLVFAFAFTLMEILVGVLQAYIFTLLTGVYIQLAVADTH from the coding sequence TTGCTCCTCGCCGACTCCGGATTCACCGGGCCCTCCATCAACGACTTCTTCCCACCCGCCCTGTTGTTCGCAGGGACCCCGTTCGAAGTCAACAGGGTCACCATCATTCGCCTCATCGCCACGCTTGCGATCGTTCTCGTCTTCGGGCTGGGAACAAGACGACTGAAGGTCGTGCCCGGTCGCTGGCAGAGCGTTATCGAACTCGGCTTGGACTTCGTCCGCGTCAACATCGCTGAGGACCTGTTAGGAAAGAAGGACGGCAGACGGTTCCTGCCGCTCTTGACGACGATCTTCTTCATGGTGCTCTTCTTCAACCTCACCAGCATCATCCCCGGACTGAACATGGCGGGATCTGCGGTAATCGGAGTGCCGTTAGTGCTCGCCATCGTCACCTACGGCACGTTCGTCTACGCTGGCATCCGACACTCACCGGGCGGCTTCTTCCGCAACGCGTTGTTCCCACCGGGCGTGCCGTGGCCGCTGTACATCATCGTCACCCCGATCGAACTGATCTCAACGTTCCTGGTGCGACCGGTGACGCTCATTCTGCGGTTGATGATGAACATGGTCGTCGGGCACCTGCTGCTGGTGCTGTTCTTCTCCGGGACCGAATGGTTTATCTTCGAAGCACCCGGGTTGTTCAAACTGTTCGGTGTCGGCACGCTAGTGTTCGCATTCGCGTTCACACTGATGGAGATCCTCGTCGGGGTGCTGCAGGCATACATCTTCACCTTGCTGACGGGGGTTTACATCCAGCTCGCGGTCGCCGACACCCACTGA
- a CDS encoding FAD-dependent oxidoreductase: MTAAPHILILGGGYAGFHAARGLRRAALSGRVRVTVVEPRPYMTYKPLLPEVAGGHTQPRDVTVDLSRPLSFATVVGGTIESVDCRSKTAVIRTLDGTERATRYDHVVFALGAVTKAAPISGLAEHAVGFESLEEAVFLRNHVLDRIQSAASTTDAAVRNRALSFVFVGGGYTGVEAMAELQDLASRAHASYPTLDQAAQHWILVEAAGRIATELPPSLSDWTLRLLRRRGITVKTNTEMRSCENGIVHLTDGTQLGADTIVWAAGVTPNPELDRTNAPRGSKGHVQANARLQVIDNDGTPLPGAWAIGDNAEIPNLTAPSQPAFCPPTAQHALRQAQLVADNILRVLDGTEPFAYRHTSLGTLASFGARRGAGVVKGVPVRGQLAWVIDKAYHGAALPSMSRRIRLAANWAANVLAIRDLTSTSAVQHPRRTFERAIAGQTEEKNHAP, from the coding sequence GTGACCGCGGCGCCGCACATCCTCATTCTCGGTGGCGGGTATGCAGGCTTCCACGCTGCTCGAGGACTTCGCCGCGCCGCACTGTCCGGACGCGTGCGCGTGACGGTGGTCGAACCGCGACCGTACATGACATACAAACCCCTGCTGCCCGAAGTCGCTGGGGGCCACACCCAACCTCGTGATGTCACCGTCGACCTTTCCCGGCCGCTCTCCTTCGCCACCGTCGTCGGCGGGACGATCGAATCCGTCGACTGCCGGTCGAAGACCGCCGTGATACGCACCCTCGACGGAACCGAACGAGCGACCCGATACGACCACGTTGTCTTCGCCCTCGGCGCCGTCACGAAAGCAGCGCCAATATCCGGTCTGGCCGAACATGCCGTCGGATTCGAATCACTTGAGGAGGCCGTGTTCCTCCGCAACCATGTCCTGGACCGCATCCAATCTGCGGCGAGCACGACAGACGCCGCCGTTCGCAACCGCGCCCTCTCCTTCGTCTTCGTCGGCGGCGGTTACACCGGGGTTGAAGCGATGGCCGAGCTCCAGGATCTCGCCAGCCGCGCCCATGCAAGCTACCCCACTTTGGACCAGGCAGCGCAGCACTGGATTCTTGTGGAAGCAGCTGGTCGGATCGCTACGGAGCTACCCCCTTCGCTCTCCGACTGGACCCTCCGCCTCCTCCGGCGGCGCGGGATCACCGTGAAAACGAACACGGAAATGCGCTCCTGCGAGAACGGTATCGTCCACCTCACGGACGGCACCCAGCTCGGCGCGGACACGATCGTGTGGGCGGCCGGCGTCACCCCCAACCCGGAGCTGGACCGGACGAACGCTCCCCGAGGTAGCAAAGGTCACGTTCAAGCCAACGCGCGCCTCCAAGTGATCGACAACGACGGCACACCACTACCTGGTGCGTGGGCGATCGGCGACAACGCCGAAATCCCCAACCTCACCGCGCCCTCACAACCCGCATTCTGCCCGCCAACTGCCCAACACGCTCTCCGACAAGCCCAACTCGTCGCAGACAACATCCTCCGCGTCCTGGATGGCACCGAACCGTTCGCGTACCGGCACACGTCGCTCGGCACCCTCGCGAGCTTCGGCGCACGGCGCGGCGCCGGCGTCGTCAAGGGCGTGCCGGTTCGAGGCCAGCTCGCCTGGGTCATCGACAAGGCCTACCACGGTGCAGCTCTTCCCAGCATGTCCAGACGGATACGACTCGCGGCGAACTGGGCCGCAAACGTCCTCGCAATCCGGGACCTGACATCCACGTCCGCCGTCCAACATCCGCGCAGGACTTTCGAGCGGGCGATCGCCGGGCAGACGGAGGAGAAGAATCACGCGCCGTAG
- a CDS encoding MIP/aquaporin family protein: protein MTDESIPVLFRGSGLKRRGGLWGECLAEFLGTFVLISFGDGVVAMAVAALPGSGRTEGPTTFFLGTGDWLLITWGWAFAVVFGVYIAGGVSGAHLNPAITLAFAIRRKFAWVKVLPYMASQLVGAFVGAALVLLVYVSAINAFDAASKGTKVNGHTLASFSIFATFPAPYFHGNMWWPLIDQIVGTMFLVLIVVAVIDLRNTAVQSNLGPLIIGFAVAAIGISFGANAGYAINPARDLGPRLLAWAAGWGNLAVPGDGDWFSGYMWVPILGPLIGGIVGVLVYDLFIGDVLNARKMRLAVERGGHRVERVTTNGRPPGPDTLEADGYGARAGRPPGPDTPETGGR, encoded by the coding sequence ATGACTGACGAATCGATCCCGGTCCTGTTCCGAGGTTCCGGACTGAAGCGACGAGGTGGCCTCTGGGGTGAGTGTTTGGCCGAGTTTCTTGGCACGTTCGTGCTGATCAGCTTTGGTGACGGGGTGGTTGCGATGGCGGTGGCGGCGCTGCCGGGCTCGGGGCGCACGGAAGGGCCGACGACGTTCTTCCTCGGAACGGGCGACTGGCTGCTGATCACCTGGGGGTGGGCGTTCGCGGTGGTGTTTGGCGTGTACATCGCCGGCGGTGTCAGCGGGGCCCACCTGAATCCGGCAATCACGTTAGCGTTTGCGATCCGGCGGAAGTTCGCCTGGGTGAAAGTGCTGCCCTATATGGCCTCGCAGCTTGTGGGTGCGTTCGTCGGAGCCGCGCTGGTGCTGCTCGTATACGTCAGTGCGATCAATGCGTTCGACGCGGCGAGCAAGGGAACGAAGGTCAATGGGCATACGTTGGCGTCGTTCTCGATCTTCGCCACTTTCCCCGCGCCGTATTTTCACGGGAACATGTGGTGGCCGCTGATCGATCAGATCGTTGGCACCATGTTCCTGGTGCTGATTGTGGTCGCGGTGATCGATCTGAGGAACACGGCGGTGCAGTCGAATCTTGGTCCGCTGATCATCGGGTTCGCCGTGGCGGCGATCGGGATCTCGTTCGGCGCGAACGCCGGGTACGCCATCAACCCGGCCCGTGACCTTGGGCCGCGGCTCCTCGCCTGGGCGGCAGGATGGGGGAACCTCGCTGTGCCGGGAGATGGCGACTGGTTCAGCGGCTACATGTGGGTGCCGATCTTGGGTCCGTTGATCGGCGGCATCGTCGGTGTCCTCGTCTACGACCTGTTCATCGGCGACGTGCTGAACGCCCGCAAGATGCGGCTCGCGGTAGAGCGGGGTGGCCACCGGGTGGAGCGTGTGACCACAAATGGTCGGCCTCCTGGGCCCGACACGTTGGAGGCTGACGGGTACGGCGCACGCGCTGGGCGGCCTCCGGGACCGGATACGCCGGAGACGGGCGGCAGATAG
- a CDS encoding helix-turn-helix domain-containing protein — protein MHSQEDRAIRQLWGLGAPAGRGPKSRWSAAELAGASVDLADEVGLGGISLGKVAERLGMTTTAIYRYVDSKAELVELMVDAAIGDPPPIQGDDWQQRCRAWASQLADRYAEHTWLCEVTPTRMPTQPRAYAWIDALVGAITDQTDVDALRLALLLDNLVRTYASLEMSLRRATPTPWLADIVSARYPRLAIAADQDVSDARLELEFAVDTVLRGVR, from the coding sequence ATGCACAGTCAAGAGGATCGCGCGATTCGGCAACTCTGGGGTCTCGGCGCCCCTGCGGGTCGAGGCCCGAAGTCGCGGTGGAGTGCGGCCGAACTCGCGGGAGCGTCCGTCGATCTCGCGGACGAAGTCGGTCTTGGTGGCATCTCGCTCGGGAAAGTCGCCGAACGGCTCGGCATGACAACCACGGCCATCTACCGCTACGTCGACTCAAAGGCAGAGCTTGTCGAGTTGATGGTGGATGCTGCAATCGGCGACCCCCCTCCGATCCAGGGCGATGACTGGCAGCAACGGTGCCGGGCGTGGGCGTCGCAGCTCGCCGACCGCTACGCCGAACACACCTGGCTGTGCGAAGTCACGCCGACGAGGATGCCGACGCAGCCGCGCGCGTACGCCTGGATCGACGCCCTCGTCGGCGCGATCACAGATCAGACCGACGTCGACGCGCTGCGGCTAGCGCTTCTCTTGGACAATCTCGTCCGCACCTACGCCTCACTCGAGATGAGCCTGCGTCGCGCAACCCCGACGCCGTGGCTCGCCGACATTGTCTCTGCCCGCTATCCGCGGCTGGCGATTGCAGCCGACCAGGACGTCTCGGACGCTCGCCTCGAGCTCGAATTTGCTGTGGATACCGTACTCCGCGGCGTGCGATGA
- a CDS encoding glucose 1-dehydrogenase, which produces MIAASQLLAYNCGQSIPRGERMQLDGKTIVVTGGNSGIGAATAIAAAAEGARVVIDYVAHPDDTADLVQQIVSTGGEAIGVEADVSQPDGIQKLIRAAVDEFGRLDVFVNNAGIEKRMSLLEIDEDTFDEVIAVNVRSAFFGTKFAAEQFIQQGPEGGVVVNMSSVHEDWPMPGNIAYCVSKGAMRMLTRTAGVELGPHGVRVVNVAPGAVNTPINAATMTDPDSRRKLEQSIPLRTVADPSAIADTVIFVASNQGRYLTATTVFVDGGIMQGSVGL; this is translated from the coding sequence ATGATTGCGGCATCGCAATTGCTTGCTTACAATTGCGGACAATCCATCCCGAGGGGAGAACGCATGCAATTAGATGGCAAGACCATCGTGGTCACCGGCGGTAACAGCGGCATAGGTGCCGCCACCGCGATCGCAGCAGCAGCGGAGGGTGCACGCGTCGTGATCGACTACGTCGCCCATCCCGACGACACTGCCGACCTCGTGCAACAGATCGTTTCCACCGGAGGCGAAGCAATCGGCGTCGAGGCAGATGTTTCCCAACCCGACGGCATCCAGAAGCTGATCCGAGCCGCGGTCGACGAGTTTGGACGGCTGGACGTGTTCGTGAACAACGCCGGAATCGAAAAACGCATGTCCCTGCTCGAGATCGACGAGGACACCTTCGACGAAGTTATCGCGGTGAACGTTCGCAGTGCGTTCTTCGGAACGAAATTCGCGGCCGAGCAATTCATCCAGCAAGGCCCCGAGGGAGGTGTGGTCGTGAACATGTCCTCGGTTCATGAGGACTGGCCGATGCCCGGCAATATCGCCTACTGCGTCTCCAAAGGTGCCATGCGGATGCTCACCCGAACGGCCGGGGTCGAGCTCGGCCCGCACGGGGTGCGCGTCGTCAACGTGGCCCCCGGAGCGGTGAACACTCCGATCAATGCGGCGACGATGACCGACCCGGACAGTCGCCGAAAACTCGAGCAAAGCATCCCGCTCCGAACGGTCGCCGATCCGTCGGCGATCGCCGACACGGTGATCTTCGTGGCGTCCAACCAGGGCCGTTACCTGACAGCGACCACCGTTTTCGTCGACGGTGGGATCATGCAGGGAAGCGTCGGGCTGTGA
- a CDS encoding oxidoreductase has product MTTILITGASAGIGARTARLLAAGGATVFGAARTTGAIAEIPGVTPVALDLTHEESILAAVDTVNRLAGSVDVLINCAGYGEFGSVEETLLADARRQLEVNVLGAIGLIQAVLPGMRAARRGRIVNVSSLAGEFAAPMGGWYHASKFALEALSDSLRGEVAQFGIDVTVVQPSYVATDWHDNAMERVERASARGPYSAMASAMRTYFANPALTRQFSSPDAVAAIIAKAALTRRPRTRYRIGPGANIAVALATILPDRTFDALTRKQFGYPQLTPQP; this is encoded by the coding sequence ATGACTACGATTCTGATCACTGGTGCGTCCGCGGGCATCGGCGCTCGCACAGCTCGCCTGCTCGCCGCGGGCGGAGCGACAGTCTTTGGCGCTGCCCGCACGACGGGGGCGATCGCCGAGATCCCAGGCGTCACCCCTGTCGCTCTCGACCTCACCCACGAGGAATCGATCCTGGCGGCGGTGGACACGGTAAACCGTCTCGCAGGCAGTGTGGATGTGCTCATCAACTGCGCCGGATACGGAGAATTCGGCAGCGTCGAAGAAACGCTGCTCGCCGACGCCCGCCGGCAACTCGAGGTCAACGTCTTAGGGGCGATCGGGCTGATACAAGCCGTCCTGCCAGGGATGCGAGCCGCACGTCGGGGAAGGATCGTCAACGTGTCCTCGCTGGCTGGGGAGTTCGCTGCCCCAATGGGAGGTTGGTATCACGCCTCCAAGTTCGCACTTGAGGCGTTGTCGGATTCGCTCCGCGGCGAAGTCGCGCAGTTCGGAATCGACGTCACAGTTGTTCAGCCGAGCTACGTTGCAACGGACTGGCACGACAACGCGATGGAACGCGTGGAGCGGGCTTCCGCGCGCGGACCATACTCGGCGATGGCCTCCGCGATGCGCACCTATTTCGCCAACCCAGCGCTCACCAGGCAATTCTCAAGCCCCGATGCAGTGGCGGCCATTATCGCTAAAGCGGCATTGACCCGACGGCCGCGAACTCGCTACCGGATCGGCCCTGGCGCAAACATCGCCGTCGCCCTCGCCACCATCCTTCCGGACCGCACATTCGACGCGCTGACTCGTAAGCAGTTCGGCTATCCCCAACTCACGCCCCAGCCGTAG
- a CDS encoding SDR family oxidoreductase: MTGDAFGRVLVTGSTGHLGGCIVAELRRRRVWTRALVRREEQRTTVTADDVFVGQVTDPHSLRHVADDVDTVISTIGVTRQRDGVGYEKVDYAGNLALLREAEAAGARRFVYVSVLRGETLRGRVRLVAAKERFVDELTASPLRSTVIRPTGFFSDMGEFLRMAQHGRAFLIGDGRNFINPISGPDLATACLEAAAAGVAERAVGGPDVYSYEDVAKLAFYVADRRPRIVHVPRRLARAAIAAASAVTPQRVYGPAQFLVAALTENMVASPFGDDHLEDYFRTQLRPRG; this comes from the coding sequence ATGACTGGCGATGCCTTTGGACGGGTCCTCGTCACGGGCTCGACCGGACACCTCGGCGGGTGCATCGTGGCGGAGCTCCGGCGCCGTCGGGTGTGGACGCGGGCTCTCGTCAGGCGGGAGGAGCAACGGACGACCGTGACCGCTGATGACGTGTTCGTCGGGCAAGTCACCGACCCGCACTCGCTGCGCCATGTAGCCGACGATGTCGACACGGTCATCTCCACAATCGGCGTTACCCGGCAGCGGGACGGTGTCGGGTATGAGAAGGTCGACTACGCCGGGAACCTCGCGCTGCTGCGGGAGGCGGAAGCGGCCGGGGCGCGCCGGTTCGTGTACGTGTCGGTGCTGCGCGGGGAGACCTTGCGCGGTCGTGTTCGTCTGGTCGCGGCGAAGGAACGATTCGTCGACGAGCTGACAGCGTCGCCGCTGCGGTCGACCGTGATTCGGCCGACCGGGTTCTTCTCCGACATGGGAGAGTTCCTGCGCATGGCGCAACACGGTCGGGCATTCCTGATCGGTGACGGCCGCAATTTCATCAACCCCATCTCCGGCCCGGACCTCGCCACGGCCTGTCTCGAAGCCGCCGCCGCCGGTGTCGCCGAGCGGGCGGTGGGCGGCCCGGACGTGTACTCCTACGAGGATGTTGCCAAGCTCGCGTTCTACGTCGCCGACCGGCGGCCGCGGATCGTTCACGTTCCGCGTCGTCTCGCGCGAGCAGCAATCGCGGCGGCGTCCGCCGTCACCCCACAGCGAGTGTACGGGCCGGCGCAGTTTCTGGTCGCGGCGCTGACGGAAAATATGGTGGCGTCCCCGTTCGGCGACGACCACCTGGAGGACTACTTCCGCACCCAACTTCGGCCGCGCGGTTGA
- a CDS encoding SRPBCC domain-containing protein, with product MAAPTGRLIRRDDGVYVVLDRIFHASIEEVWSYLSRSPRLASWVGEFTGSPATGALRFRLNGDDAAWEDVSVLECEAPHRFAADIGRAGDSWRVYWHVVQSGGHTTLTFGRRLGVLTDSSEGARWDYYLDRLVAVHDRTALPRWEEYVPAMSRYYQMLATLPLQERGTRQNTAPAAGQG from the coding sequence ATGGCCGCGCCAACTGGTCGCCTGATTCGGAGAGACGACGGTGTCTACGTCGTCCTCGACCGCATCTTCCACGCCTCGATCGAAGAGGTGTGGTCCTATCTGAGCCGGTCCCCGCGACTGGCCAGCTGGGTGGGAGAATTCACGGGGTCGCCGGCAACCGGGGCGCTCCGCTTCCGGCTGAACGGGGACGACGCCGCCTGGGAGGATGTGTCAGTACTCGAGTGTGAGGCGCCACATCGGTTCGCTGCCGACATCGGGCGCGCGGGAGACTCGTGGCGGGTCTACTGGCATGTCGTCCAATCCGGTGGCCACACCACGCTCACGTTCGGCCGTCGCCTTGGTGTGCTGACGGACAGTTCGGAAGGGGCACGCTGGGACTACTACCTCGACCGGCTCGTCGCGGTGCACGACCGGACGGCTCTGCCGAGGTGGGAGGAGTACGTCCCAGCAATGAGTCGCTACTATCAGATGCTGGCCACGCTTCCTCTGCAGGAACGGGGAACCAGGCAGAACACTGCCCCTGCTGCCGGGCAGGGCTGA
- a CDS encoding TetR family transcriptional regulator, whose translation MTEPSEWWSRSRCSIAQSVNGSEPPNDGQAAIARITYGDVPIATTRGYQSTEERRRQMIDATSGVIAEHGFAATSFARIREVAGLSSTRMISHHFVDKAALMGRWSRK comes from the coding sequence GTGACAGAACCGAGCGAATGGTGGTCGCGCTCCCGCTGCTCAATCGCACAATCGGTCAACGGCTCCGAACCGCCCAACGACGGGCAGGCAGCCATCGCGCGAATCACTTATGGAGACGTGCCCATCGCGACCACCCGCGGTTACCAGTCAACCGAGGAGCGCCGACGGCAGATGATCGACGCTACATCCGGGGTGATCGCTGAGCACGGCTTCGCTGCGACATCCTTCGCGCGCATCCGCGAAGTCGCGGGCCTCAGCAGCACCCGCATGATCTCGCATCACTTCGTCGACAAGGCGGCCTTGATGGGGCGGTGGTCAAGAAAATAG